A part of Escherichia marmotae genomic DNA contains:
- the emrA gene encoding multidrug efflux MFS transporter periplasmic adaptor subunit EmrA — protein MSANAETQSPQQPVKKSGKRKRLLLLLTLLFIIIAVAIGIYWFLVLRHFEETDDAYVAGNQIQIMSQVSGSVTKVWADNTDFVKEGDVLVTLDPTDARQAFEKAKTALASSVRQTHQLMINSKQLQANIEVQKIALAKAQSDYNRRVPLGNANLIGREELQHARDAVTCAQAQLDVAIQQYNANQAMILGTKLEDQPAVQQAATEVRNAWLALERTRIVSPMTGYVSRRAVQPGAQISPTTPLMAVVPATNMWVDANFKETQIANMRIGQPVTITTDIYGDDVKYTGKVVGLDMGTGSAFSLLPAQNATGNWIKVVQRLPVRIELDQKQLEQYPLRIGLSTLVSVNTTNRDGQVLANKVRSTPVAVSTAREISLEPVNKLIDDIVKANAG, from the coding sequence ATGAGCGCAAATGCGGAGACACAAAGCCCGCAGCAACCGGTAAAGAAGAGCGGCAAACGTAAGCGTCTGCTCCTCCTTCTCACCTTGCTCTTTATTATTATTGCCGTAGCGATAGGGATTTATTGGTTTTTGGTACTGCGTCATTTCGAAGAAACTGATGACGCATACGTGGCAGGGAATCAGATTCAAATTATGTCTCAGGTGTCAGGCAGCGTGACGAAAGTCTGGGCCGATAACACCGATTTTGTAAAAGAAGGCGATGTGCTGGTCACTCTCGACCCGACTGATGCTCGCCAGGCGTTTGAAAAAGCCAAAACAGCACTGGCTTCCAGCGTACGTCAGACCCACCAACTGATGATTAACAGCAAGCAGTTGCAGGCAAATATTGAGGTGCAGAAAATCGCCCTCGCCAAAGCACAAAGCGACTACAACCGCCGCGTGCCGCTGGGTAATGCCAACCTGATTGGCCGCGAAGAGCTGCAACACGCCCGCGATGCTGTTACCTGCGCCCAGGCGCAACTGGATGTCGCCATTCAACAATACAATGCCAATCAGGCGATGATTCTGGGTACTAAACTGGAAGATCAACCGGCCGTGCAACAAGCTGCCACTGAAGTGCGCAATGCCTGGCTGGCGCTGGAACGTACCCGTATTGTCAGCCCGATGACCGGTTATGTCTCCCGCCGTGCCGTTCAACCGGGTGCGCAAATTAGCCCAACAACGCCGCTGATGGCGGTCGTTCCGGCGACTAATATGTGGGTGGATGCCAACTTTAAAGAGACCCAGATTGCCAATATGCGTATCGGCCAGCCGGTCACCATCACCACTGATATTTACGGTGATGACGTGAAATACACCGGTAAAGTGGTCGGCCTGGATATGGGTACGGGTAGCGCGTTTTCGCTGCTTCCGGCGCAAAACGCTACCGGTAACTGGATCAAAGTGGTTCAGCGTCTGCCTGTTCGCATCGAGTTGGATCAAAAGCAACTTGAGCAATATCCGCTACGGATCGGTTTATCCACACTGGTGAGCGTCAATACCACTAACCGTGACGGCCAGGTACTGGCTAACAAAGTACGTTCCACGCCGGTAGCAGTAAGTACCGCTCGTGAAATCAGCCTGGAACCCGTCAATAAACTGATCGACGATATCGTAAAAGCTAACGCTGGCTAA
- the emrR gene encoding multidrug efflux transporter EmrAB transcriptional repressor EmrR: protein MDSSFTPIEQMLKFRASRHEDFPYQEILLTRLCMHMQSKLLENRNKMLKAQGINETLFMALITLESQENHSIQPSELSCALGSSRTNATRIADELEKRGWIERRESDNDRRCLHLQLTEKGHEFLREVLPPQHNCLHQLWSALSTTEKDQLEQITRKLLSRLDQMEQDGAVLEAMS from the coding sequence ATGGATAGTTCGTTTACGCCCATTGAACAAATGCTAAAATTTCGCGCCAGCCGCCACGAAGATTTTCCTTATCAGGAGATCCTTCTGACCCGTCTTTGCATGCATATGCAGAGCAAGTTGCTGGAAAACCGCAATAAAATGCTGAAGGCTCAGGGGATTAACGAGACGTTGTTTATGGCGTTGATTACGCTGGAGTCTCAGGAAAACCACAGCATTCAGCCTTCTGAATTAAGTTGTGCTCTTGGATCATCCCGTACCAATGCGACGCGTATTGCCGATGAACTGGAAAAACGCGGCTGGATCGAACGTCGTGAAAGCGATAACGATCGCCGCTGCCTGCATCTGCAATTAACGGAAAAAGGTCACGAGTTTTTGCGCGAGGTTTTACCGCCGCAGCATAACTGCCTGCATCAACTCTGGTCCGCGCTCAGCACAACAGAAAAAGATCAGCTTGAGCAAATCACCCGCAAATTGCTCTCCCGTCTCGATCAGATGGAACAAGACGGTGCGGTTCTCGAAGCGATGAGCTAA
- the ygaH gene encoding L-valine transporter subunit YgaH → MSYEVLLLGLLVGAANYCFRYLPLRLRVGNTRPTKRGAVGILLDTIGIASICALLVVSTAPEVMHDSRRFVPTLVGFAVLGGSFYKTRSIIVPTLISALAYGLAWKVMAII, encoded by the coding sequence ATGAGCTATGAGGTTTTACTGCTTGGATTACTGGTTGGCGCGGCGAATTACTGCTTCCGCTATTTACCACTGCGCCTGCGGGTGGGTAATACCCGCCCAACCAAGCGTGGCGCGGTGGGTATTTTGCTCGACACCATTGGCATCGCCTCAATTTGCGCTCTGCTGGTTGTCTCTACCGCACCAGAAGTGATGCACGACTCACGCCGCTTCGTGCCCACACTGGTTGGTTTTGCAGTATTGGGTGGCAGTTTCTATAAAACACGCAGCATTATCGTCCCCACTCTGATAAGTGCGCTGGCCTACGGGCTGGCCTGGAAAGTGATGGCGATTATATAA
- the ygaZ gene encoding L-valine exporter subunit YgaZ has translation MVSPTPLPASGPATFMEGCKDSLPIVISYIPVAFAFGLNATRQGFTPLESVFFSCIIYAGASQFVITAMLAAGSSLWIAALTVMAMDVRHVLYGPSLRSRIVQRLQKSKTALWAFGLTDEVFAAATAKLVRNNRRWSENWMIGIAFSSWSSWVFGTVIGAFSGGGLLQGYPAVEAALGFMLPALFMSFLLASFQRKQSLCVTAALVGALAGVTLFSIPVAILAGIVFGCLTALIQAFWQGAADEL, from the coding sequence ATGGTAAGCCCTACTCCTCTGCCAGCTTCTGGTCCGGCGACCTTCATGGAAGGATGCAAAGACAGTTTACCGATTGTTATTAGTTATATTCCGGTGGCTTTTGCGTTCGGTCTGAATGCAACCCGCCAGGGCTTCACTCCCCTCGAAAGTGTTTTTTTCTCCTGCATCATTTATGCAGGTGCGAGCCAGTTTGTCATTACCGCGATGCTGGCAGCCGGGAGTAGTTTGTGGATTGCTGCACTGACCGTGATGGCAATGGATGTTCGCCATGTTTTGTATGGCCCGTCACTGCGTAGCCGTATTGTTCAGCGTCTGCAAAAATCGAAAACCGCCCTGTGGGCGTTTGGCCTGACGGACGAGGTTTTTGCCGCTGCAACGGCAAAACTGGTACGTAATAATCGCCGCTGGAGCGAAAACTGGATGATCGGCATTGCCTTCAGTTCATGGTCATCGTGGGTATTTGGTACGGTAATAGGGGCATTTTCGGGCGGCGGTTTGCTGCAAGGTTATCCCGCCGTTGAAGCAGCATTAGGCTTTATGCTGCCGGCTCTCTTTATGAGTTTCCTGCTCGCCTCTTTCCAGCGCAAACAATCTCTTTGCGTTACCGCAGCGTTAGTTGGTGCCCTTGCAGGCGTAACGCTATTTTCTATTCCCGTCGCCATTCTGGCAGGCATTGTCTTTGGCTGTCTCACTGCGTTAATCCAGGCATTCTGGCAAGGAGCCGCTGATGAGCTATGA
- a CDS encoding MFS transporter — translation MTKTNHELSPALIVLMSIATGLAVASNYYAQPLLDTIARNFSLSASSAGFIVTAAQLGYAAGLLFLVPLGDMFERRRLIVSMTLLAAGGMLITASSQSLAMMILGTALTGLFSVVAQILVPLAATLASPDKRGKVVGTIMSGLLLGILLARTVAGLLANLGGWRTVFWVASVLMALMALALWRGLPQMKSENHLNYPQLLGSVFSMFISDKILRTRALLGCLTFANFSILWTSMAFLLAAPPFNYSDGVIGLFGLAGAAGALGARPAGGFADKGKSHLTTTFGLLLLLLSWLSIWFGQTSVLALIIGILVLDLTVQGVHITNQTVIYRIHPDARNRLTAGYMTSYFIGGAAGSLISASAWQHAGWAGVCLAGAVIALVNLVVWWRGFHRQEAAN, via the coding sequence ATGACTAAAACCAATCATGAGCTTAGCCCGGCGCTGATCGTGCTGATGTCGATCGCCACCGGTCTGGCAGTCGCCAGCAACTATTACGCCCAGCCATTGCTCGACACCATCGCGCGTAACTTTTCTCTTTCCGCCAGTTCGGCGGGCTTTATTGTCACCGCCGCACAATTAGGCTATGCCGCTGGCCTGCTGTTTCTTGTCCCATTGGGCGATATGTTTGAACGCCGACGCCTGATTGTTTCCATGACCTTACTGGCTGCAGGCGGTATGTTGATCACCGCCAGCAGTCAATCACTCGCCATGATGATCCTCGGAACGGCATTAACCGGTTTATTCTCGGTCGTGGCGCAAATTCTGGTTCCACTGGCGGCAACACTGGCTTCACCAGACAAACGCGGCAAGGTGGTTGGCACCATTATGAGCGGTTTGCTACTGGGGATTTTGCTGGCACGTACCGTTGCAGGATTGCTGGCAAACCTCGGCGGCTGGCGCACCGTCTTCTGGGTCGCATCGGTGTTAATGGCACTGATGGCGCTGGCGTTATGGCGCGGCCTGCCACAAATGAAATCAGAAAACCACCTCAACTACCCACAGTTGTTAGGTTCCGTTTTCAGCATGTTTATCAGCGATAAGATCCTGCGTACCCGCGCGTTACTGGGCTGCCTGACCTTTGCCAACTTCAGCATTCTATGGACATCGATGGCTTTTTTGCTCGCCGCGCCGCCTTTTAATTACAGCGATGGCGTGATTGGTCTGTTTGGCCTTGCGGGAGCTGCCGGGGCGTTAGGCGCTCGCCCGGCGGGCGGTTTTGCCGATAAAGGAAAATCGCACCTCACAACAACGTTTGGTCTGCTGTTGTTGTTACTTTCATGGCTGTCAATCTGGTTTGGTCAAACTTCCGTACTGGCGCTGATTATCGGCATCCTGGTGCTGGATCTCACCGTCCAGGGCGTGCATATCACCAATCAAACCGTGATTTACCGTATTCACCCTGATGCGCGTAATCGCCTGACCGCAGGCTACATGACCAGTTACTTTATTGGCGGTGCTGCCGGTTCACTGATTTCTGCATCCGCCTGGCAACATGCGGGTTGGGCTGGCGTTTGTTTGGCTGGCGCGGTGATCGCCCTGGTTAACCTGGTGGTCTGGTGGCGAGGTTTTCATCGTCAGGAAGCCGCAAATTAA
- a CDS encoding IS4-like element IS4 family transposase — protein MLIGQALDLVSRYDSLRNPLTSLGDYLDPELISRCLAESGTVTLRKRRLPLEMMVWCIVGMALERKEPLHQIVNRLDIMLPGNRPFVAPSAVIQARQRLGSEAVRRVFTKTAQLWHNTTPHPHWCGLTLLAIDGVFWRTPDTPENDAAFPRQTHAGNPALYPQVKMVCQMELTSHLLTAAAFGTMKNSENELAEQLIEQTGDNTLTLMDKGYYSLGLLNAWSQAGEHRHWMIPLRKGAQYEEIRKLGKGDHLVKLKTSPQARKKWPGLGNEVTARLLTVTRKGKVCHLLTSMTDAMRFPGGEMADLYSHRWEIELGYREIKQTMQLSRLTLRSKKPELVEQELWGVLLAYNLVRYQMIKMAEHLKGYWPNQLSFSESCGMVMRMLMTLQGASPGRIPELMRDLASMGQLVKLPTRRERAFPRVVKERPWKYPTAPKKSQSVA, from the coding sequence ATGCTCATTGGACAGGCCCTTGATTTGGTATCCCGTTACGATTCTCTGCGTAACCCACTGACTTCTCTGGGGGATTACCTCGACCCCGAACTCATCTCTCGTTGCCTTGCCGAATCAGGTACTGTAACGCTACGCAAGCGCCGTCTTCCCCTCGAAATGATGGTCTGGTGTATTGTTGGCATGGCGCTTGAGCGTAAAGAACCTCTTCACCAGATTGTGAATCGCCTGGACATCATGCTGCCGGGCAATCGCCCCTTCGTTGCCCCCAGTGCCGTTATTCAGGCCCGCCAGCGTCTGGGAAGTGAGGCTGTCCGCCGCGTGTTCACGAAAACAGCGCAGCTCTGGCATAACACCACGCCGCATCCGCACTGGTGCGGCCTGACCCTGCTGGCCATCGATGGTGTGTTCTGGCGCACACCGGATACACCAGAGAACGATGCAGCCTTCCCCCGCCAGACACATGCCGGGAACCCGGCGCTCTACCCGCAGGTCAAAATGGTCTGCCAGATGGAACTGACCAGCCATCTGCTGACGGCTGCAGCCTTCGGCACGATGAAGAACAGCGAAAATGAGCTTGCTGAGCAACTTATAGAACAAACCGGCGATAACACCCTGACGTTAATGGATAAAGGTTATTACTCACTGGGACTGTTAAATGCCTGGAGCCAGGCGGGAGAACACCGCCACTGGATGATCCCTCTCAGAAAGGGAGCGCAATATGAAGAGATCAGAAAACTGGGTAAAGGCGATCATCTGGTGAAGCTGAAAACCAGCCCGCAGGCACGAAAAAAGTGGCCGGGGCTGGGAAATGAGGTGACAGCCCGCCTGCTGACCGTGACGCGCAAAGGAAAAGTCTGCCATCTGCTGACGTCGATGACGGACGCCATGCGCTTCCCCGGAGGAGAAATGGCGGATCTGTACAGTCATCGCTGGGAAATCGAACTGGGATACAGGGAGATAAAACAGACGATGCAACTGAGCAGGCTGACGCTGAGAAGTAAAAAGCCGGAGCTTGTGGAGCAAGAGCTGTGGGGTGTCTTACTGGCTTATAATCTGGTGAGATATCAGATGATTAAAATGGCAGAACATCTGAAAGGTTACTGGCCGAATCAACTGAGTTTCTCAGAATCATGCGGAATGGTGATGAGAATGCTGATGACATTGCAGGGCGCTTCACCGGGACGTATACCGGAGCTGATGCGCGATCTTGCAAGTATGGGACAACTTGTGAAATTACCGACAAGAAGGGAAAGAGCCTTCCCGAGAGTGGTAAAGGAGAGGCCCTGGAAATACCCCACAGCCCCGAAAAAGAGCCAGTCAGTTGCTTAA
- a CDS encoding IS256-like element IS1414 family transposase, which produces MDEKQLQALANELAKNLKTPEDLSQFDRLLKKLSVEAALNAEMTHHPGYEKNQSRPGANSRNGFSTKTVITGDGPLELRTPRDRDGTFEPQLVKKNQTRITGMDNQILSLYAKGMTTREIAAAFKELYDADVSPALISKVTDAVMEQVVEWQNRPLDAVYPIVYLDCIVLKVRQDSRVINKSVFLALGINIEGQKELLGMWLAENEGAKFWLNVLTELKNRGLNDILIACVDGLKGFPDAINTVYPKARIQLCIVHMVRNSLRFVSWKDYKAVTRDLKAIYQAPTEEAGQQALEAFAAAWDCRYPQISRSWQANWPNLATFFAYPTDIRKVIYTTNAIESLNSVIRHALKKRKVFPTDDSVKKVVWLAIQSASQKWTMPLKDWRMAMSRFIIEFGDRLDGHF; this is translated from the coding sequence ATGGACGAAAAACAGTTACAGGCTCTGGCTAACGAACTGGCCAAAAACCTCAAAACCCCTGAAGACCTCAGTCAGTTTGATCGGCTGCTGAAAAAGCTCAGCGTTGAAGCCGCTCTCAATGCAGAGATGACACACCATCCTGGGTATGAGAAAAATCAGTCCAGACCAGGAGCTAACTCCCGCAACGGTTTTTCCACAAAGACCGTTATCACAGGCGACGGTCCACTGGAACTGCGTACTCCGCGCGATCGTGACGGTACCTTCGAACCACAACTGGTAAAGAAAAATCAGACCCGTATTACCGGGATGGATAACCAGATCCTCTCGTTGTATGCCAAAGGGATGACCACCCGTGAGATAGCTGCTGCGTTCAAAGAACTGTATGACGCAGATGTTTCACCGGCACTGATATCAAAGGTTACCGATGCCGTGATGGAGCAGGTTGTAGAATGGCAAAACCGACCACTGGATGCTGTTTACCCCATTGTTTATCTTGACTGTATCGTCCTGAAAGTTCGGCAGGACAGTCGCGTCATCAACAAATCGGTGTTCCTGGCACTGGGCATCAATATCGAAGGTCAGAAAGAACTGCTGGGTATGTGGCTGGCCGAAAATGAAGGGGCGAAGTTCTGGCTCAATGTGCTGACTGAACTGAAAAACCGCGGTCTGAACGATATCCTCATCGCCTGTGTGGATGGCCTGAAAGGCTTCCCGGATGCCATCAACACAGTATATCCGAAGGCCCGCATCCAGTTATGCATCGTGCATATGGTGCGCAACAGCCTGCGCTTCGTGTCATGGAAGGACTACAAAGCCGTCACTCGCGACCTGAAAGCGATTTATCAGGCTCCCACGGAAGAGGCAGGCCAGCAGGCACTGGAAGCGTTCGCTGCGGCCTGGGACTGTCGCTATCCTCAGATAAGCCGAAGCTGGCAGGCTAACTGGCCGAATCTTGCCACGTTCTTCGCTTATCCAACGGACATCCGCAAAGTGATCTATACGACGAATGCCATCGAGTCGCTAAACAGCGTGATCCGCCATGCGCTCAAAAAGCGTAAAGTGTTCCCGACAGACGACTCGGTGAAAAAAGTGGTGTGGCTGGCAATCCAGTCTGCGTCCCAGAAATGGACGATGCCGTTGAAGGACTGGCGAATGGCAATGAGCCGCTTTATTATCGAGTTCGGTGACCGCCTGGACGGTCACTTCTGA
- the proX gene encoding glycine betaine/L-proline ABC transporter substrate-binding protein ProX, with amino-acid sequence MRHSVLFATAFATLISTQTFAADLPGKGITVNPVQSTITEETFQTLLVSRALEKLGYTVNKPSEVDYNVGYTSLASGDATFTAVNWTPLHDNMYEAAGGDKKFYREGTFVNGAAQGYLIDKKTADQYKITNIAQLKDPKIAKLFDTNGDGKADLTGCNPGWGCEGAINYQLAAYDLTNTVTHNQGNYAAMMADTISRYKEGKPVFYYTWTPYWVSNELKPGKDVVWLQVPFSALPGDKNADTKLPNGANYGFPVSTMHIVANKAWAEKNPAAAKLFAIMQLPVADINAQNAIMHDGKASEGDIQGHVDGWIKAHQQQFDGWVNEALAAQK; translated from the coding sequence ATGCGACATAGCGTACTTTTTGCGACAGCGTTTGCCACGCTTATCTCTACACAAACTTTTGCTGCCGATCTGCCGGGCAAAGGTATTACCGTTAATCCGGTTCAGAGCACCATTACCGAAGAAACCTTCCAGACGTTGCTGGTCAGCCGTGCGCTGGAAAAATTAGGTTATACCGTCAACAAACCCAGCGAAGTGGATTACAACGTTGGTTATACGTCACTGGCTTCCGGCGATGCGACCTTTACCGCTGTGAACTGGACGCCGCTGCATGACAACATGTATGAGGCTGCCGGTGGCGATAAGAAGTTTTATCGCGAAGGGACATTTGTTAACGGCGCTGCGCAGGGATACCTGATCGATAAGAAAACGGCCGACCAGTACAAAATTACCAACATCGCGCAGCTAAAAGATCCGAAGATTGCCAAACTGTTTGATACCAACGGCGATGGCAAAGCGGATTTAACTGGCTGTAACCCCGGCTGGGGCTGCGAAGGCGCTATCAACTACCAGCTTGCCGCTTATGATCTGACGAATACCGTAACCCATAATCAGGGGAACTACGCGGCGATGATGGCCGACACCATCAGCCGTTACAAAGAGGGCAAGCCGGTGTTTTACTACACCTGGACACCGTACTGGGTGAGTAACGAACTGAAGCCGGGGAAAGATGTAGTCTGGTTGCAGGTGCCGTTCTCCGCACTGCCGGGTGATAAAAACGCCGATACCAAACTGCCGAATGGCGCAAATTACGGCTTCCCGGTTAGCACCATGCATATCGTTGCCAACAAAGCCTGGGCCGAGAAAAACCCGGCGGCAGCGAAACTGTTCGCCATTATGCAGTTGCCGGTTGCGGACATTAACGCCCAGAACGCCATTATGCATGACGGCAAAGCCTCTGAAGGCGATATTCAGGGCCACGTTGATGGCTGGATCAAAGCCCACCAGCAGCAGTTTGATGGCTGGGTGAATGAGGCGCTGGCAGCGCAAAAGTAA
- the proW gene encoding glycine betaine/L-proline ABC transporter permease ProW, translated as MADQNNPWDTTPAADSAAQSADAWGTPAAAPTDGGGADWLTSTPAPNVEHFNILDPFHKTLIPLDSWVTEGIDWVVTHFRPLFQGVRVPVDYILNGFQQLLLGMPAPVAIIVFALIAWQISGVGMGVATLVSLIAIGAIGAWSQAMVTLALVLTALLFCIVIGLPLGIWLARSPRAAKIIRPLLDAMQTTPAFVYLVPIVMLFGIGNVPGVVVTIIFALPPIIRLTILGINQVPADLIEASRSFGASPRQMLFKVQLPLAMPTIMAGVNQTLMLALSMVVIASMIAVGGLGQMVLRGIGRLDMGLATVGGVGIVILAIILDRLTQAVGRDSRSRGNRRWYTTGPVGLLTRPFIK; from the coding sequence ATGGCTGATCAAAATAATCCGTGGGATACCACGCCAGCGGCAGACAGCGCCGCACAATCCGCAGATGCCTGGGGTACACCGGCTGCGGCACCGACTGACGGCGGCGGCGCTGACTGGCTGACCAGTACGCCTGCACCAAATGTCGAGCATTTTAATATTCTCGATCCGTTTCATAAGACGCTGATCCCACTCGACAGTTGGGTAACTGAAGGGATCGACTGGGTCGTTACCCATTTCCGCCCCCTCTTCCAGGGTGTGCGCGTTCCGGTGGATTATATCCTCAACGGTTTCCAGCAACTGCTGCTGGGGATGCCCGCGCCTGTGGCAATTATCGTTTTCGCCCTGATAGCCTGGCAGATTTCCGGTGTCGGAATGGGCGTGGCGACGCTGGTTTCACTGATTGCTATCGGCGCGATCGGCGCATGGTCGCAGGCAATGGTGACTTTGGCGCTGGTGTTAACCGCCCTGCTATTCTGTATTGTCATCGGTTTGCCGCTGGGGATCTGGCTGGCAAGAAGCCCACGGGCAGCAAAAATCATCCGTCCACTGCTTGATGCCATGCAGACGACGCCAGCGTTTGTCTATCTGGTGCCAATCGTCATGCTGTTTGGTATCGGCAACGTGCCGGGCGTGGTGGTGACCATCATCTTTGCTCTGCCGCCTATTATCCGTCTGACCATTTTGGGGATTAACCAGGTTCCGGCGGATCTGATTGAAGCCTCGCGCTCATTCGGTGCCAGCCCGCGCCAGATGCTGTTCAAAGTTCAGTTACCGCTGGCGATGCCGACCATTATGGCGGGCGTCAACCAGACGCTGATGCTGGCCCTTTCTATGGTGGTCATCGCCTCGATGATTGCCGTCGGCGGGCTGGGTCAAATGGTACTGCGCGGTATCGGGCGTCTGGATATGGGGCTTGCCACCGTTGGCGGCGTCGGGATTGTCATCCTCGCCATTATCCTCGATCGCCTGACACAGGCCGTGGGGCGCGACTCACGTAGTCGCGGCAACCGTCGCTGGTACACCACTGGCCCTGTCGGTCTGCTGACCCGTCCGTTCATTAAATAA
- the proV gene encoding glycine betaine/L-proline ABC transporter ATP-binding protein ProV encodes MAIKLEIKNLYKIFGEHPQRAFKYIEQGLSKEQILEKTGLSLGVKDASLAIEEGEIFVIMGLSGSGKSTMVRLLNRLIEPTRGQVLIDGVDIAKISDVELREVRRKKIAMVFQSFALMPHMTVLDNTAFGMELAGINAEERREKAIDALRQVGLENYAHSYPDELSGGMRQRVGLARALAINPDILLMDEAFSALDPLIRTEMQDELVKLQAKHQRTIVFISHDLDEAMRIGDRIAIMQNGEVVQVGTPDEILNNPANDYVRTFFRGVDISQVFSAKDIARRSPNGLIRKTPGFGPRSALKLLQDEDREYGYVIERGNKFVGAVSIDSLKAALTQQQGLDAALIDAPLAVDAQTPLSELLSHVGQAPCAVPVVNEDQQYVGIISKGMLLRALDREGVNNG; translated from the coding sequence ATGGCAATTAAATTAGAAATCAAAAATCTTTATAAAATATTTGGTGAGCATCCACAGCGAGCTTTCAAATATATCGAACAAGGACTTTCAAAAGAACAAATTCTGGAAAAAACTGGGCTATCGCTTGGCGTAAAAGACGCCAGTCTGGCCATTGAAGAAGGCGAGATATTTGTCATCATGGGATTATCCGGTTCGGGTAAATCCACAATGGTACGCCTTCTCAATCGCCTGATTGAACCCACCCGCGGACAAGTGCTGATTGACGGTGTAGATATTGCCAAAATATCCGACGTCGAACTCCGTGAGGTGCGCAGAAAAAAGATTGCGATGGTCTTTCAGTCCTTTGCCTTAATGCCGCATATGACCGTGCTGGACAATACCGCGTTTGGCATGGAACTAGCCGGAATTAACGCCGAAGAGCGTCGGGAAAAAGCCATTGATGCACTACGTCAGGTAGGTCTGGAAAATTATGCCCACAGCTACCCGGACGAACTCTCTGGTGGAATGCGTCAACGTGTTGGATTAGCCCGTGCATTAGCCATTAATCCGGATATTTTATTAATGGATGAAGCCTTCTCGGCGCTCGATCCATTAATTCGCACCGAGATGCAGGATGAACTGGTAAAATTACAGGCGAAACATCAGCGCACCATTGTCTTTATTTCTCACGATCTCGATGAAGCTATGCGTATTGGCGACCGAATTGCCATTATGCAAAATGGCGAAGTGGTACAGGTCGGCACACCGGATGAAATTCTCAATAATCCGGCGAATGATTATGTCCGCACCTTCTTCCGCGGCGTTGATATTAGTCAGGTATTCAGCGCGAAAGATATTGCTCGCCGCAGCCCGAATGGTTTAATTCGTAAAACCCCCGGCTTCGGTCCGCGTTCGGCACTGAAATTATTACAGGATGAAGATCGCGAATATGGCTACGTCATCGAACGCGGTAATAAATTTGTCGGCGCAGTCTCTATCGATTCGTTAAAAGCAGCATTAACGCAGCAGCAAGGTCTTGATGCGGCGCTGATTGATGCGCCGTTAGCGGTCGATGCGCAAACGCCTCTTAGCGAGTTGCTCTCTCATGTCGGACAGGCACCCTGTGCGGTGCCCGTGGTCAACGAGGACCAACAGTATGTCGGCATCATTTCGAAAGGAATGCTGCTGCGCGCTTTAGATCGTGAGGGGGTAAATAATGGCTGA